Below is a genomic region from Altererythrobacter sp. Root672.
CGTCAAGGTCGACGGCAAGCTGATCGGCGTTTCGACCTGGATCGGCTACAGCTCGAACGAGGGCGCCATGCTCTCGCTCGCGATGATCGACCCGGCTCACGTCGAGTTCGGCAAGGAAGTGACGCTGGTTTGGGGCGAACCCAACGGCGGCACCACCAAGCCGACCGTCGAATCGCACGTCCAGTTCGAAATCCGCGCGACCGTGTCGCCGGTTCCGTACTCGGCCGTGGCGCGTGACTCTTACGCTGACTCCTGGCGCCAGAAGGGCGTTGGGGCGAGCACGCTCGTCAACGCGTAAGCGAACTGACCCATAAGGAAGGGGCGGCCACCGCGAGGTGACCGCCCCTTTTTTTGTGGGCGGTGGAGGGCCTCAGGGCTTTCCTGCGTCCGCTAGCCATGTTCCCCGAGGGGAACGATCCTCCCCGAGCTTGTCTCGGTGAGGTGGCGCACGCCGCAAGCGCGTGACGGAGGGGTAAGCGGAAAAAGGCGAGCCCCTCCACCATCCGCTGCGCGGACGGTCCCCCTCCCCGAGCTTGCTCGGGGAGGATCTAGGAAACTCTCCGCTTGGCGATCGCCCTCAGCAGGCTTCGAGCAGTCCTGCAGTACGCTCGAGCAGATCCATCGCCCGGCGCTTCATGCTCTCGTCGAAGCGGGCCTTGGGAATGCCGAAGGACAGCGAACCGACAACCTCGCCGCCCATGGTCACCACTCGGCCAATGCCGCGGATGCCGAGCGAATATTCCTCGTTGGTTACCGCGAACCCGGTCCGGCGCACCTCGGCGAGGTCCTTTCGCAGGGCCTTCTCGCTGGTGACGGTCGTAGGTGTGAACCTCGACCGCTCGACTTCGGCGAAATAGCGTTCCAGATCCTCAGCGGGCAACGCGGCGAGAAGCGCTTTGCCAGAGGCGAGCGCGTGCATCGGCAGGCGCCGCCCGATGTCGATCGAATAGCGCAGGGCCTGCTCGCTGGTCTCGGTCACGATCGCCTCGACGTCCCAGTCGATGCGGACGAAGAAGCTGGTCGTCTCGTTGAGCTGGACGCGCAGGGTGCGCACCAGCGGCGCCGCGCGGTCGGCCAGGGTGAACCCGCCGGGACGAGCCTGCAGGCGTTCGAGCCCCGGACCGGCCGAGTAGCGGCGCCCATCGCGCGCGAGAT
It encodes:
- a CDS encoding IclR family transcriptional regulator, yielding MVENGSVAAAQSSQVKSATRTLDIIEYVVAHDRPLVAQEIAVALGIPVSSLSYLLGTLVERDYLARDGRRYSAGPGLERLQARPGGFTLADRAAPLVRTLRVQLNETTSFFVRIDWDVEAIVTETSEQALRYSIDIGRRLPMHALASGKALLAALPAEDLERYFAEVERSRFTPTTVTSEKALRKDLAEVRRTGFAVTNEEYSLGIRGIGRVVTMGGEVVGSLSFGIPKARFDESMKRRAMDLLERTAGLLEAC